A single genomic interval of Propionispora hippei DSM 15287 harbors:
- a CDS encoding EAL domain-containing protein, translating to MSLKTKVTLFMTILLVMSVGFVTAILCYQAHSNWEQYAFRLMVEKNRGTALSLQAWLATRPSLQETPSARVTGEGDAYGEAGLQEKLTTVARQFDDELAQDLGDQMEPAMAAAPPQQLLLDTVGDVLYAGNAPPRQPLPPAVLLQAIAGNGTGQGWVDWAGKSYKVFYQNLSAAGWIFATLVPEELFLAHQQGVIAQSAVIATVTLLISLMGISLLLQYYSRPLAALTAVAEQVGAGNRQVSFPIFREREFRTLSVCLENMRSGFLHMFKESQAQTEEMHSLYQQVVASEKALHVQYEELRRKEAALRISERRFKLAIEASQNALWELDLASGEFLVSPSDSKVFQMPEVGCIRHLWELVLAEDRPRCDQAWQEYLSGGTPDFSCEFRLKNGDNGYLWVLSRARTVETDEAGRPHRVVGAIADISELKRCSEEERYQMTHDHLTGLYNRQGFLEAFQALTQDGLVRGYLAVIDVDDFKLINDVQGYQAGDEVLKAFAWQLKTLQAGQPVAGRMSGDVFLLFLPEINEAGARNYLQRLTSCLLETPLGTMVVHASGGLVAYSGYGQDVLALLQKADLAAHAAKKQGKQRFLLYEPAMQAETECRVRLKNGLRRALQKQELYLVYQPVYRIADGHIHLASFEALARWHSDTLGLVSPAEFIPVAEESGFIIPLGEWAIREACRFIATAIGDTGRAVTVFVNISMRQLLGNGFVDKVCGILNEQDIPASCLGMEITESVLAADFKACVGILEQLKALGIKISLDDFGTGYSSLTYLRHLPIDVLKLDKSFIDVLGEAEGGKGEVLAAGIIQIAQQMGYQVVAEGVERLEQLRSLIGRGCDYYQGFYLSKPLPVPEALELLPESVVKRKVDFFTAGPAIKVE from the coding sequence GCAGTATGCTTTCCGGCTAATGGTGGAAAAAAACCGGGGGACAGCCTTGTCTTTGCAAGCTTGGCTTGCTACCCGGCCAAGCTTGCAGGAAACCCCGTCCGCTCGGGTAACCGGCGAAGGGGATGCTTACGGTGAGGCCGGCTTGCAAGAAAAGTTGACGACTGTAGCCCGCCAATTTGACGACGAACTGGCACAGGATCTGGGAGATCAGATGGAACCGGCCATGGCGGCCGCCCCGCCGCAACAGCTTCTGCTGGATACGGTCGGTGATGTTTTATATGCCGGCAATGCGCCGCCCCGGCAGCCGCTTCCACCGGCTGTCCTGCTGCAGGCCATAGCCGGGAACGGAACGGGGCAAGGTTGGGTTGACTGGGCGGGAAAATCCTATAAGGTATTTTATCAAAACCTTTCCGCCGCCGGCTGGATCTTTGCAACGCTTGTCCCGGAAGAACTTTTTCTCGCCCATCAGCAGGGCGTGATTGCCCAGTCCGCAGTCATCGCCACAGTGACGCTGCTTATTTCCCTCATGGGCATTAGCCTGCTGCTGCAATATTATTCACGACCTTTGGCGGCACTGACGGCTGTGGCGGAACAAGTCGGAGCAGGCAACCGGCAGGTTTCGTTCCCTATTTTCCGGGAACGGGAGTTTAGAACCTTGTCTGTCTGTTTAGAAAACATGCGGAGCGGGTTTTTACATATGTTTAAAGAATCGCAGGCGCAGACCGAAGAGATGCATTCGCTATATCAACAGGTAGTGGCTTCGGAAAAAGCACTGCATGTTCAGTATGAGGAACTCAGGCGGAAGGAAGCGGCGCTGCGGATTAGCGAAAGACGCTTTAAGCTGGCGATTGAGGCTTCGCAGAATGCCCTGTGGGAATTGGATTTGGCGTCAGGTGAATTTTTGGTATCTCCTTCAGACAGCAAGGTGTTTCAAATGCCGGAGGTGGGTTGTATCCGGCATTTGTGGGAACTGGTGCTGGCTGAGGACCGGCCGCGTTGTGATCAGGCCTGGCAGGAATACCTTTCAGGCGGGACACCGGATTTTTCCTGCGAGTTTCGTCTCAAAAACGGTGATAACGGATATCTCTGGGTGCTGAGCCGCGCCCGGACGGTGGAAACCGATGAAGCCGGCCGGCCGCATCGCGTGGTTGGTGCTATCGCCGACATCAGTGAATTAAAGCGTTGCAGCGAAGAGGAACGGTATCAGATGACTCATGATCATCTCACCGGGTTATATAACCGGCAAGGCTTCTTGGAGGCCTTTCAGGCGTTGACGCAAGACGGTCTGGTACGAGGCTATCTGGCTGTTATTGACGTGGATGATTTTAAATTGATAAACGATGTGCAGGGATATCAAGCCGGTGATGAGGTGCTCAAGGCCTTTGCCTGGCAATTGAAGACCTTGCAGGCCGGTCAACCGGTGGCCGGGCGAATGAGCGGAGATGTGTTTCTGCTCTTTTTGCCGGAAATTAATGAGGCCGGTGCCCGGAACTATTTGCAAAGACTGACGAGCTGTTTACTGGAAACCCCTCTGGGAACCATGGTAGTTCACGCCAGTGGCGGGCTGGTGGCGTATTCTGGATACGGACAGGATGTTTTGGCGTTGCTGCAAAAGGCGGACTTAGCGGCTCATGCGGCAAAAAAGCAGGGAAAGCAACGGTTTTTGCTGTATGAGCCGGCCATGCAGGCCGAGACCGAATGCCGGGTAAGGCTAAAAAATGGCTTGCGGAGAGCACTGCAAAAGCAGGAACTGTATCTGGTTTATCAGCCGGTGTACCGGATTGCCGACGGGCATATCCACCTGGCCAGTTTTGAGGCCTTGGCACGCTGGCACAGTGATACACTGGGACTTGTATCACCGGCCGAATTTATTCCGGTGGCAGAGGAAAGCGGCTTTATTATTCCCCTTGGCGAATGGGCGATCCGGGAAGCCTGCCGTTTTATTGCCACGGCGATCGGGGATACCGGCAGAGCGGTTACGGTATTTGTCAATATCTCCATGCGTCAGCTTTTGGGCAACGGTTTTGTTGATAAGGTATGCGGCATTCTGAATGAGCAGGACATTCCCGCAAGCTGCCTGGGTATGGAAATTACCGAAAGCGTGCTGGCCGCCGACTTTAAAGCCTGCGTCGGAATTCTGGAACAATTAAAGGCGCTGGGAATCAAAATCTCACTCGATGATTTCGGCACAGGCTATTCTTCACTTACCTATCTGCGGCATTTACCAATTGACGTGCTTAAACTGGACAAATCGTTTATTGATGTGTTAGGTGAGGCGGAGGGGGGGAAAGGTGAAGTGCTTGCGGCAGGAATTATCCAAATAGCGCAGCAAATGGGCTATCAGGTGGTAGCGGAAGGCGTGGAGCGGCTGGAACAGCTCCGCAGTTTAATCGGTCGGGGCTGTGATTACTACCAGGGGTTTTATTTAAGCAAGCCCTTGCCGGTGCCGGAAGCCCTGGAATTATTGCCGGAGTCTGTTGTAAAACGGAAGGTCGATTTCTTCACCGCCGGGCCGGCTATAAAAGTGGAATAA
- a CDS encoding peptidase domain-containing ABC transporter — translation MQAIKRDQSTPVVLDKETAVRALAIVAGTWGMTVGETELYKAMGQKGVFREADFKHMAKVCRLKAKVTFPGQLAVNQLPVPSIAIMRNGTCCVIGQSNATHIMVYDFRQQEPRAEPLTQFMSRWSGRAVVLRRPFSFKEAGARFNLAWFIPVILRYKRFLGEIVLASFCLQLFGLITPLFTQVIVDKVLLHKGVATLDVLALALLAAALFQAVMTLLRTYLSTHMSNKVDIILGARVFRHLLSLPLRYFELRRVGDTLARLSALQSVREFLTGSSPTVVLDTLFSIVFVLVMLHYSVSLTLLALAAIPLYLLQNVLATPVYRKRLEAVWSSGAESNAFLVEAVTGVQTIKALALEPQFNDRWESLMAKYVRTVFQSARFNMVLNGSGSLVQNMAGLAVLLFGGHKVMQGEMTVGELIAFQMLASQASQPLYRLTGLWQVFQQAFLSVERLGDILNTPPEQVWANQPAALPAVCDGIVLEDVVFRYQAAGKKVLDGVNMTIRPGMRLGIVGRSGSGKSTVAKLIQRLYLPESGRVCIGGTDVRQLDPSWLRRQIGVVLQESFLFTGSVRENIAWSCPGAPVEQVIAAAQRAGAHEFILELPEGYDTKVGERGAALSGGQRQRIAIARALINEPKVLIFDEATSALDYESERIITDNLAQIAAGRTLILIAHRFSTIRQCEAILVMEQGKAVEMGSHEALMGKQGMYYHLYRQQESGKQHENKKIDGKMV, via the coding sequence ATGCAAGCGATAAAACGCGATCAGTCAACGCCAGTGGTCCTTGATAAGGAGACGGCGGTGCGGGCGTTGGCGATAGTGGCCGGCACCTGGGGAATGACGGTAGGGGAAACTGAGCTCTATAAAGCGATGGGCCAGAAAGGCGTATTCCGGGAGGCTGATTTTAAGCATATGGCTAAAGTCTGCCGGTTGAAGGCGAAAGTAACCTTCCCGGGGCAGCTTGCGGTGAATCAACTGCCGGTACCCTCTATCGCGATTATGCGGAACGGTACCTGCTGTGTTATCGGTCAGTCCAACGCCACTCATATTATGGTCTATGATTTCCGTCAGCAAGAGCCCCGGGCGGAACCATTGACTCAATTCATGAGCCGTTGGTCAGGCCGGGCGGTTGTACTTAGGCGCCCCTTTTCCTTCAAAGAGGCGGGAGCCCGGTTTAATTTGGCCTGGTTTATTCCGGTCATTTTACGGTATAAACGGTTTCTGGGTGAAATTGTGCTGGCGTCCTTTTGCTTGCAGCTGTTCGGTCTGATCACCCCGTTGTTTACGCAGGTGATTGTCGATAAAGTGCTGCTCCATAAGGGCGTGGCAACCCTGGATGTCCTGGCCCTGGCTTTGCTGGCTGCCGCCTTGTTCCAGGCCGTGATGACCTTGCTGCGGACTTATTTATCAACGCATATGAGCAATAAGGTTGACATCATTCTGGGCGCCCGCGTGTTCCGCCACCTGCTGTCCCTGCCGCTGCGCTATTTTGAGTTAAGAAGGGTCGGCGATACGCTGGCCCGCCTGTCGGCGCTGCAAAGTGTGCGGGAGTTTTTAACCGGCTCTTCGCCAACGGTGGTGCTGGATACTTTGTTTTCGATTGTTTTTGTGCTGGTTATGCTGCACTACAGCGTTTCCCTTACCTTGCTGGCGCTTGCGGCCATACCGCTGTATCTGCTGCAAAATGTGCTGGCGACGCCGGTTTATCGCAAACGCCTGGAGGCGGTATGGAGCAGCGGCGCAGAAAGCAATGCCTTTCTGGTGGAAGCGGTTACCGGAGTGCAGACCATCAAAGCTCTGGCGCTGGAGCCGCAATTCAATGACCGCTGGGAGAGCCTGATGGCAAAATACGTCCGGACCGTCTTTCAAAGTGCCCGCTTCAATATGGTCCTGAACGGTTCAGGCAGCTTAGTTCAAAATATGGCCGGTTTAGCCGTGCTGCTGTTTGGCGGTCACAAAGTCATGCAGGGTGAAATGACGGTAGGGGAACTGATCGCTTTTCAAATGCTGGCCAGCCAGGCCAGTCAGCCGCTGTACCGCCTGACCGGCCTGTGGCAGGTCTTTCAACAGGCATTTCTTTCGGTGGAACGGCTTGGCGACATTCTGAATACACCGCCGGAACAGGTATGGGCAAATCAGCCGGCGGCTTTGCCTGCTGTCTGCGACGGCATTGTTTTGGAGGATGTGGTGTTTCGCTATCAGGCGGCTGGGAAAAAGGTGCTGGATGGCGTGAACATGACCATTCGTCCCGGCATGAGGCTGGGAATTGTAGGCCGGTCCGGGTCGGGCAAGAGCACGGTTGCCAAGCTGATTCAACGCCTCTATTTGCCTGAAAGCGGCCGGGTTTGCATTGGAGGAACCGACGTGCGGCAGCTCGACCCGAGCTGGCTGCGCCGCCAGATCGGCGTGGTGCTGCAGGAGAGCTTTCTGTTTACCGGCTCGGTCAGGGAGAATATTGCCTGGTCCTGCCCCGGGGCGCCGGTGGAACAGGTTATTGCGGCAGCTCAGCGGGCGGGGGCTCATGAATTTATTCTGGAACTGCCCGAGGGCTATGATACGAAAGTCGGCGAACGGGGCGCCGCCTTGTCCGGGGGCCAGCGGCAGCGGATTGCCATTGCCAGGGCGCTGATCAACGAGCCGAAGGTGCTGATTTTTGACGAAGCGACCAGCGCGCTGGACTATGAATCGGAACGGATCATTACCGATAATTTGGCGCAAATCGCCGCAGGCAGGACATTAATCCTGATCGCCCACCGCTTTTCCACGATCAGACAGTGTGAAGCCATTCTGGTCATGGAACAGGGGAAGGCCGTGGAGATGGGAAGTCATGAGGCGCTGATGGGCAAGCAGGGCATGTATTATCACTTATATCGGCAGCAAGAGAGTGGGAAGCAGCATGAAAATAAAAAAATTGATGGCAAAATGGTTTGA
- a CDS encoding HlyD family type I secretion periplasmic adaptor subunit — protein sequence MKIKKLMAKWFDLPARKGWRQEETEFLPAALEVVEKPPAPASRVVLWTLLVLIGCTLVWAVAGSLDEVAVAPGKLIPTGNVKIVQAEDKGVIKAICVKEGDTVKRGQLLIELDATMPAADLARIKKEIALYSLEMDRLSAEAANRPFLAKQYPELDERDAVLQQMLYQSRKLEYQTRLSAAAANVKQNQVSLENARSVYEKLLPLQEIAQERERKVAELVKLDAVASFVLLDYRQKRLESEKELASQQKEIERLEWSLRQSEDTLANVNAEWLRGIHDKLQEDSKALQASLEELKKAEEKNRLSAITSPVDGRVSQLAVHTVGGIVTAAEALLEVVPADTRLQLEAWVANKDIGFIQPGQAAEIKVETFNFQKYGTVPGEVIEISPDAVEDKEKGRLYRVVLALQEPSFRAAGREVLLNPGMTATAEIKIRRKRVIEYFLDVFQQYRSEALRERS from the coding sequence ATGAAAATAAAAAAATTGATGGCAAAATGGTTTGATTTGCCGGCGCGAAAAGGCTGGCGGCAGGAGGAGACGGAATTTTTACCGGCTGCCCTGGAAGTGGTGGAAAAGCCTCCCGCCCCGGCCAGCCGGGTGGTATTGTGGACGTTGCTGGTACTGATCGGCTGTACGCTGGTTTGGGCGGTGGCCGGCTCACTGGATGAAGTCGCCGTGGCGCCAGGCAAGCTGATTCCTACGGGAAATGTGAAAATTGTGCAGGCTGAAGATAAAGGAGTGATCAAGGCTATTTGTGTCAAAGAAGGCGATACGGTTAAACGGGGACAACTGCTGATTGAACTGGACGCGACCATGCCGGCGGCCGATTTGGCACGAATTAAGAAAGAAATTGCCCTGTATAGCCTGGAGATGGACCGGCTGTCGGCGGAAGCGGCAAACCGGCCGTTTCTGGCGAAACAATATCCGGAGCTGGATGAACGGGATGCCGTGTTGCAGCAGATGCTTTATCAAAGCAGGAAATTGGAATATCAGACCAGGCTGTCGGCTGCCGCGGCCAATGTAAAGCAAAACCAGGTAAGTCTGGAGAATGCCCGGAGCGTTTATGAGAAGCTGCTGCCGTTGCAGGAGATTGCCCAGGAACGGGAGCGGAAAGTGGCCGAACTGGTTAAATTGGATGCGGTGGCTAGTTTTGTGCTGCTTGATTACCGGCAGAAGAGACTGGAATCGGAGAAGGAACTGGCCAGCCAGCAAAAGGAGATTGAACGGCTGGAGTGGTCACTCCGGCAAAGTGAGGATACGCTGGCTAATGTGAACGCCGAGTGGCTGCGCGGCATTCATGATAAACTCCAGGAAGACAGCAAGGCGCTGCAAGCCAGCTTGGAAGAGTTGAAAAAAGCGGAGGAAAAGAATCGGCTGTCCGCCATTACTTCACCGGTTGACGGCCGGGTGAGCCAGTTGGCGGTGCATACCGTCGGTGGGATTGTTACCGCCGCCGAAGCGCTGCTCGAGGTTGTGCCGGCTGATACAAGGCTGCAGTTGGAAGCCTGGGTGGCCAATAAGGATATCGGTTTTATCCAGCCAGGACAAGCGGCGGAAATCAAAGTGGAAACCTTTAACTTTCAAAAATATGGGACGGTGCCCGGTGAGGTCATTGAAATCAGTCCTGACGCGGTGGAGGATAAGGAAAAGGGACGGCTATACCGGGTGGTGCTGGCTCTGCAGGAGCCTTCCTTCCGGGCGGCCGGACGGGAAGTGTTACTGAATCCCGGCATGACTGCCACGGCGGAAATTAAAATCCGGCGTAAACGGGTGATTGAATATTTTCTGGATGTGTTTCAGCAATACCGCAGTGAGGCACTGAGGGAGCGGTCATGA